A genome region from Variovorax paradoxus includes the following:
- a CDS encoding branched-chain amino acid ABC transporter permease: protein MLETLVQGVLLGGLYTLFALGQSLMFGVMRLTNTAQGDFIILGAFAVVAGVSVLGNAPWAVALVALAVLPVAFGFGWLLQRHVLNGTLGKDPLPSLVVTFGLSIVIQNLLLETFSADPRAIETGGLATRGIALGEGFSVGVLPLVVLAIALAATGALQWLFARTALGRSFRAVSDDREIAELMGLDAKKVYAFATALAFVLIAVAGTLQGMRTTVSPSDGPLLLLFAFEAVIIGGMGSFWGTLAGAMILGIAQQVGFRLDPGWGIWFGHIVFLAVLVFRPQGLFPKTRG from the coding sequence ATGCTTGAGACCCTCGTGCAAGGCGTGCTGCTCGGCGGCCTCTACACGCTGTTCGCGCTCGGCCAGTCGCTGATGTTCGGCGTGATGCGGCTCACCAACACGGCGCAGGGCGACTTCATCATCCTCGGCGCGTTCGCGGTGGTCGCGGGGGTGTCGGTGCTGGGCAATGCGCCATGGGCGGTGGCGCTGGTTGCGCTCGCGGTGCTGCCGGTGGCCTTCGGCTTCGGCTGGCTGCTGCAGCGCCACGTGCTCAACGGCACGCTCGGCAAGGACCCGCTGCCGTCGCTGGTCGTCACCTTCGGCCTGTCGATCGTGATCCAGAACCTGCTGCTCGAAACGTTCTCGGCCGATCCGCGCGCCATCGAGACCGGCGGCCTCGCCACCCGCGGCATCGCGCTGGGCGAAGGCTTCTCGGTCGGCGTGCTGCCGCTGGTGGTGCTGGCGATCGCGCTGGCAGCCACCGGGGCGCTGCAGTGGCTGTTTGCGCGCACCGCGCTCGGTCGCTCGTTCCGCGCGGTCTCCGACGACCGCGAGATCGCCGAGCTCATGGGGCTCGACGCGAAGAAGGTCTACGCCTTCGCGACCGCGCTGGCCTTCGTGCTGATCGCGGTGGCCGGCACGCTGCAGGGCATGCGCACGACGGTGTCTCCCTCGGACGGCCCGCTGCTGCTGCTGTTCGCCTTCGAGGCCGTGATCATCGGCGGCATGGGCTCGTTCTGGGGCACGCTGGCCGGCGCCATGATCCTCGGCATCGCGCAGCAGGTGGGCTTCCGGCTCGACCCGGGCTGGGGCATCTGGTTCGGGCACATCGTGTTCCTCGCGGTGCTCGTGTTCCGGCCGCAGGGCCTGTTTCCGAAGACGCGGGGATGA
- a CDS encoding LysR family transcriptional regulator, which produces MDRLQSIETFVRVAQTQSFAEAARQLRVANSVVTTRVKQLEEFLGAPLFHRSTRVVRLSDMGQAFLRDCTELVGRANDIVDQMRDARGTPSGTLRVHALTGMVLGRFASLLREFQTTYPDIHLELIVSDAVADPVKAGVDCALQIFPAASQELVSRHLFPVRRVLCATPAYLEAHGAPASPRELHRHKLGLYSGYPTRDRWTFHHQGEQITIYLAATLLTNSVHLLREYALEHAGIVCLPTLVAGDAIARGELCVVLPDHQLSSFSLSAVYAGTSRNALKLRLFIEHIATRFTRVPPWDATLIERGMIPAELIEFSRSSG; this is translated from the coding sequence GTGGATCGACTCCAAAGCATTGAAACTTTCGTTCGTGTGGCGCAGACCCAGAGCTTCGCGGAAGCCGCGCGGCAGTTGCGCGTGGCCAACTCGGTGGTGACCACGCGGGTCAAGCAGCTCGAGGAGTTCCTGGGGGCGCCGCTGTTCCATCGCAGCACGCGCGTGGTGCGCCTGAGCGACATGGGCCAGGCCTTCCTGCGCGACTGCACCGAACTGGTCGGCCGCGCCAACGACATCGTCGACCAGATGCGCGACGCGCGCGGAACGCCCTCGGGCACGCTGCGGGTGCATGCGCTCACGGGCATGGTGCTGGGCCGTTTCGCCTCGCTGCTGCGCGAGTTCCAGACCACCTACCCCGACATCCACCTGGAGCTGATCGTGAGCGATGCGGTGGCCGATCCGGTGAAGGCCGGCGTCGACTGCGCGCTGCAGATCTTCCCGGCGGCCTCGCAGGAGCTGGTGTCGCGCCACCTTTTCCCGGTGCGGCGCGTGCTGTGCGCCACCCCGGCCTACCTCGAGGCGCACGGTGCGCCCGCCTCGCCGCGCGAGCTGCACCGCCACAAGCTGGGCCTGTACTCGGGCTATCCCACGCGGGACCGCTGGACCTTCCACCACCAGGGCGAGCAGATCACCATCTACCTGGCTGCCACACTGCTGACCAACAGCGTGCACCTGCTGCGCGAATACGCACTGGAGCACGCAGGCATCGTCTGCCTGCCCACGCTGGTGGCCGGCGATGCCATCGCGCGCGGCGAACTGTGCGTGGTGCTGCCGGATCACCAGCTGTCGTCGTTCTCGCTGAGCGCGGTGTATGCGGGCACCTCGCGCAATGCGCTCAAGCTGCGGCTTTTCATCGAGCACATCGCCACGCGCTTCACGCGCGTGCCGCCCTGGGACGCCACGTTGATCGAGCGCGGAATGATCCCTGCGGAACTCATCGAGTTCAGCCGCTCCTCCGGCTAG
- a CDS encoding L,D-transpeptidase Cds6 family protein, whose amino-acid sequence MDRYLAAYGNDFNPGGGQSRKSWEQDRRARIVGKSSISVNIENLAIKVDGDSATAKFRQIYRADNLNISSRKTLEMQRSGTQWHIRKESVGG is encoded by the coding sequence ATGGACCGCTATCTCGCGGCCTACGGCAACGACTTCAACCCCGGCGGCGGCCAGAGCCGCAAGAGCTGGGAGCAGGACCGCCGTGCGCGCATCGTCGGCAAGAGCAGCATCAGCGTGAACATCGAGAACCTGGCGATCAAGGTGGACGGCGATTCCGCCACCGCGAAATTCCGCCAGATCTACCGCGCCGACAACCTCAACATATCGAGCCGCAAGACGCTGGAAATGCAGCGCTCCGGCACCCAATGGCACATTCGCAAGGAAAGCGTCGGCGGCTAG
- a CDS encoding ABC transporter ATP-binding protein — MALLALHGVSKSYGALKVTDGITLSVSEGETLGILGPNGAGKTTLFNLISGDARADAGRVEYAGRDVTRLKPHQRCHAGIGRSYQVPQPFGNMSVFENLVTAACFGGQQAEREAWNTAHEVLAQTGLMAHANKPAGGLTLLDRKRLELARALATRPRLLLLDEIAGGLTEPEAAVLVGELQRIKARGVTMIWIEHVVHALLSLADRLFVINFGQKLAEGAPRAVMNDSEVRRVYMGMEA, encoded by the coding sequence ATGGCACTGCTGGCACTGCATGGCGTGAGCAAGTCGTACGGCGCGCTCAAGGTCACGGACGGCATCACGCTGTCGGTGAGCGAGGGCGAGACGCTGGGCATCCTCGGGCCGAACGGCGCGGGCAAGACGACGCTGTTCAACCTGATTTCGGGCGATGCGCGCGCCGATGCGGGGCGCGTCGAGTACGCAGGCCGCGACGTGACGCGACTCAAGCCGCACCAGCGCTGCCACGCGGGCATCGGCCGCAGCTACCAGGTGCCGCAGCCGTTCGGCAACATGAGCGTGTTCGAGAACCTCGTGACCGCCGCGTGCTTCGGCGGGCAGCAGGCCGAGCGCGAGGCCTGGAACACGGCCCATGAGGTTCTGGCGCAGACGGGCCTGATGGCGCACGCCAACAAGCCGGCGGGCGGGCTGACCCTGCTCGACCGCAAGCGGCTGGAGCTGGCGCGCGCGCTGGCCACGCGGCCGCGGCTGCTGCTGCTCGACGAGATCGCGGGCGGGCTCACGGAGCCCGAGGCCGCGGTGCTGGTCGGCGAGCTCCAGCGCATCAAGGCGCGCGGCGTGACGATGATCTGGATCGAACACGTGGTGCATGCGCTGCTGTCGCTGGCGGACCGGCTGTTCGTCATCAACTTCGGGCAGAAGCTCGCCGAGGGCGCGCCGCGCGCGGTGATGAACGACTCCGAGGTGCGGCGCGTGTACATGGGGATGGAAGCATGA
- a CDS encoding branched-chain amino acid ABC transporter permease: MNTALKSAPALGLVGSGNAPLAAPFEVERATAASRAALCIGVALVLVAASLPFWGESSWMREFVEIACYFIFAMMWNLLAGYGGMVSIGQQAFFGFGGYAMLMLGNFAGVNPFVAIPLGALAAGLVAIPVSFVAFRLSGGYFAIGTWVIAEVFRLSFANMSAVGGGSGTTLTALRGIDKATRESTTYWMALACVVAAVALVYLFLRSKRGLALLAIRDNEVAAESQGIPVARMKLAVYVVAAFGAGLAGALYFVGNLRISPDAAFSVNWTAFAIFMVVIGGIGRIEGPLVGALIFWALNRFLSDYGTWYLMGLGLLAIVVTLFFKQGLWGFAQQRWGWSLFPTQRKLLHAATRPPSMDGR; this comes from the coding sequence ATGAACACCGCATTGAAATCCGCGCCGGCCCTGGGCCTCGTTGGTTCCGGCAACGCGCCGCTTGCAGCGCCCTTCGAGGTCGAGCGCGCCACCGCCGCGAGCCGCGCCGCGCTGTGCATCGGCGTGGCCCTGGTGCTGGTCGCCGCCAGCCTGCCCTTCTGGGGCGAGTCGAGCTGGATGCGCGAGTTCGTCGAGATCGCCTGCTACTTCATCTTCGCGATGATGTGGAACCTGCTCGCGGGCTACGGCGGCATGGTGAGCATCGGGCAGCAGGCCTTCTTCGGCTTCGGCGGCTACGCGATGCTGATGCTCGGCAACTTCGCGGGCGTCAACCCGTTCGTGGCGATCCCGCTGGGGGCGCTCGCCGCAGGGCTGGTCGCGATCCCGGTGTCGTTCGTGGCCTTCAGGCTCTCTGGCGGCTACTTCGCCATAGGCACGTGGGTCATCGCCGAGGTGTTCCGGCTGAGCTTCGCCAACATGTCGGCGGTGGGCGGCGGCTCGGGCACCACGCTCACTGCGCTGCGCGGCATCGACAAGGCCACGCGCGAGAGCACCACCTACTGGATGGCGCTGGCCTGCGTGGTGGCTGCCGTCGCGCTGGTGTACCTGTTCCTGCGCAGCAAGCGCGGCCTGGCGCTGCTGGCCATCCGCGACAACGAAGTGGCCGCCGAGTCGCAGGGCATTCCGGTCGCGCGCATGAAGCTGGCGGTCTACGTGGTCGCGGCCTTCGGTGCGGGCCTCGCGGGCGCGCTGTACTTCGTGGGCAACCTGCGCATCAGTCCCGACGCGGCCTTCAGCGTCAACTGGACGGCCTTCGCCATCTTCATGGTGGTGATCGGCGGCATCGGCCGCATCGAGGGGCCGCTGGTGGGCGCGCTCATCTTCTGGGCGCTCAACAGGTTCCTGAGCGACTACGGCACCTGGTACCTGATGGGGCTCGGGTTGCTGGCGATCGTCGTCACGCTGTTCTTCAAGCAGGGGCTGTGGGGCTTCGCGCAGCAGCGCTGGGGCTGGTCGTTGTTTCCCACGCAGCGCAAGCTGTTGCATGCGGCCACCAGACCGCCGTCGATGGACGGCCGTTGA
- a CDS encoding ABC transporter substrate-binding protein: protein MSFNRRQFTQATAALVASGAAPLVFAADTLKIGYVSPQTGPLAPFGEADKWVIEQMKTAFKDGIAVGGKKYAVQIVLKDSQSNPNRAGEVANDLILKDKVALVLTAGTPETANPVSDACELNEVPCISSVVPWQPWFFGRKGDPAKGFNWTYHMFWGLEDVIANYTNGWKTLATNKKVGGLFPNDGDGNAWGDKELGFPKPLAAMGFTLTDPGRFQNGTQDFSAQIAAFKSAGVEIVTGVVIPPDAKTFLTQARQQGFRPKVITLGKALLFPGAIEALGDLGEGLSTEVWWSPSHPFTSSLTQQSAKALADAYEAGAKKQWTQPIGFAHALFEVAANALGRARSLKASDVRDAVASTSINSVVGPVKWGGQGPFKNVSKTPLVLGQWGKGQKYKVELTIVNNEAATNIPTGGTLRLL from the coding sequence ATGTCATTCAATCGCAGGCAATTCACGCAGGCCACCGCCGCACTCGTGGCCTCGGGCGCGGCACCGCTGGTGTTCGCGGCCGACACGCTGAAGATCGGCTACGTGTCGCCGCAGACCGGCCCGCTCGCGCCTTTCGGCGAGGCCGACAAGTGGGTCATCGAGCAGATGAAGACGGCCTTCAAGGACGGCATCGCCGTCGGCGGCAAGAAGTACGCGGTGCAGATCGTGCTGAAGGACAGCCAGTCGAATCCCAACCGCGCGGGCGAGGTGGCGAACGACCTGATCCTGAAGGACAAGGTCGCGCTGGTGCTCACGGCAGGCACGCCCGAGACCGCGAACCCCGTGAGCGACGCCTGCGAGCTCAACGAGGTGCCCTGCATTTCCAGCGTGGTGCCGTGGCAGCCGTGGTTCTTCGGCCGCAAGGGCGATCCGGCCAAGGGCTTCAACTGGACGTACCACATGTTCTGGGGGCTCGAGGACGTCATCGCCAACTACACCAACGGCTGGAAGACGCTCGCCACCAACAAGAAGGTCGGCGGCCTGTTTCCGAACGATGGCGACGGCAACGCTTGGGGCGACAAGGAGCTGGGTTTCCCGAAGCCGCTCGCGGCGATGGGCTTCACGCTCACCGACCCGGGCCGCTTCCAGAACGGCACGCAGGACTTCAGCGCGCAGATCGCGGCTTTCAAGAGCGCGGGCGTGGAGATCGTCACCGGCGTCGTGATTCCGCCCGACGCCAAGACCTTTCTCACGCAGGCGCGGCAGCAGGGCTTCAGGCCGAAGGTCATCACGTTGGGCAAGGCGCTGCTGTTCCCCGGTGCCATCGAGGCGCTCGGCGACCTGGGCGAGGGTCTGTCGACCGAGGTGTGGTGGAGCCCGTCGCATCCGTTCACCTCGAGCCTCACGCAGCAGAGCGCGAAGGCGCTGGCCGATGCCTACGAAGCCGGTGCGAAGAAGCAGTGGACGCAACCGATCGGCTTTGCGCATGCGCTGTTCGAGGTGGCGGCGAATGCGCTGGGCCGTGCCAGGTCGCTGAAGGCTTCGGACGTTCGCGACGCCGTGGCGTCGACGTCGATCAATTCCGTGGTCGGCCCGGTGAAGTGGGGCGGGCAGGGTCCGTTCAAGAACGTCAGCAAGACGCCGCTGGTGCTCGGCCAATGGGGCAAGGGCCAGAAGTACAAGGTGGAGCTGACCATCGTGAACAACGAGGCGGCGACGAACATTCCCACCGGCGGCACGCTGCGGTTGCTCTGA
- a CDS encoding hydroxyquinol 1,2-dioxygenase codes for MTAAAYQTRFGSLKHFEKGHVEPIDDDVRHYAFSNCFEIASISKPYEKVVFGQNQIYVLETLRAEGTSPWFTCAHDEFALVMDGDVEVHLVQLDAAQTVADKEKNGAVLVKGEPNGRKMGWMKLSRGHQGLLPKNTAYQFRTAGAPGVIVLQSCKGDLSVEKWADICQAH; via the coding sequence ATGACAGCCGCCGCCTACCAGACCCGCTTCGGGTCGCTGAAGCACTTCGAGAAGGGCCACGTCGAGCCGATCGACGACGACGTGCGCCACTACGCTTTCTCCAACTGCTTCGAGATCGCCAGCATCAGCAAGCCCTACGAGAAGGTTGTGTTCGGCCAGAACCAGATCTATGTGCTCGAGACGCTGCGCGCCGAAGGCACCTCGCCCTGGTTCACCTGCGCGCACGACGAGTTCGCGCTGGTGATGGACGGCGATGTCGAAGTGCACCTCGTGCAACTCGATGCCGCGCAGACGGTGGCCGACAAGGAGAAGAACGGCGCCGTGCTCGTGAAGGGCGAACCCAATGGCAGGAAGATGGGCTGGATGAAGCTCTCGCGCGGCCACCAGGGGCTGCTGCCCAAGAACACCGCCTACCAGTTCCGCACCGCCGGCGCGCCCGGTGTGATCGTCCTTCAAAGCTGCAAGGGCGATCTCTCGGTCGAGAAGTGGGCCGACATCTGCCAGGCCCATTGA
- a CDS encoding Bug family tripartite tricarboxylate transporter substrate binding protein, producing the protein MTITKRRLLEGGAAAVAASVLAKASWAQRTAPAASEAAWPTKPVRILVGFPAGASPDLATRAIAEPLSKILRQPVVVENKPGASGNTVADLVAKATDDHTIGALINGNLTIAKLLNPALPFDPEKDFAPVGLIGTAPLVFAVSGNATGKTSADQLLWVRNLGSGGKYGTPGVGTVGHLGMELIKSRAAITAQHKPYTGNPQVIAGLLANEIQLALLPPGLALPHIKSGKIKAIGVTSPERSPLAGELPTIRDADVRGADLEIWTALAAPAGMKPAAIARLNAALVEVISTPDVAQALLKTGWQAQPGSPDTLAKRMRADTTRLGGVIIMKGIHSEG; encoded by the coding sequence TTGACGATCACCAAACGCCGCTTGCTCGAAGGCGGCGCAGCAGCCGTTGCCGCTTCTGTCCTCGCGAAGGCTTCGTGGGCCCAACGTACCGCTCCCGCAGCAAGCGAAGCCGCCTGGCCGACCAAGCCCGTGCGCATCCTCGTGGGCTTTCCGGCGGGCGCCTCGCCCGACCTCGCGACCCGCGCGATCGCCGAACCGCTGTCGAAGATCCTGCGCCAGCCGGTGGTGGTCGAGAACAAGCCCGGCGCCAGCGGCAACACCGTGGCCGACCTGGTGGCCAAGGCCACCGACGACCACACGATCGGTGCGCTGATCAACGGCAACCTCACCATCGCCAAGCTGCTCAACCCCGCGCTGCCCTTCGATCCCGAGAAGGACTTCGCGCCCGTCGGCCTCATCGGCACCGCGCCGCTGGTGTTCGCGGTGTCGGGCAACGCCACCGGCAAGACCTCGGCCGACCAGCTGCTGTGGGTGCGCAACCTCGGGAGCGGCGGAAAGTACGGCACGCCGGGCGTGGGCACGGTGGGCCATCTGGGCATGGAACTCATCAAGAGCCGCGCGGCCATCACCGCGCAGCACAAGCCCTACACGGGCAACCCGCAGGTCATCGCGGGCCTGCTAGCCAACGAGATCCAGCTGGCACTGCTGCCACCGGGCCTTGCGCTGCCGCACATCAAGTCGGGGAAGATCAAGGCCATCGGCGTGACCTCGCCCGAGCGCAGCCCGTTGGCCGGCGAACTGCCCACCATCCGCGACGCCGACGTGCGCGGCGCCGACCTCGAGATCTGGACCGCGCTGGCCGCGCCCGCCGGCATGAAGCCCGCGGCCATCGCCAGGCTCAATGCCGCGCTGGTGGAAGTGATCAGCACGCCCGATGTCGCGCAGGCTCTGCTCAAGACCGGCTGGCAGGCGCAGCCCGGTTCGCCCGACACGCTGGCCAAGCGCATGCGCGCTGACACCACGCGCCTGGGCGGCGTGATCATCATGAAGGGCATCCACTCCGAAGGGTAG
- a CDS encoding ABC transporter ATP-binding protein — protein MTALLTTHGLQAFYGDAQALFGIDFSLSAGEIVAIIGANGAGKSTFLKSLTGLVRAPLDAIRFKGEPIGGLPPGNIVRRGLAMVPEGRRLFPSLSVEENLLMGATPARKGPWNLQRLYALFPILAEKRRQPGTSLSGGQQQMVALGRALMGNPEVLLCDELSLGLAPIVIREIYAAMPAITGEGMTVVIVEQDVTIARQVSQRIYCFQEGRVSLEGRSGELTREQVSQAYFGIGTEAAHA, from the coding sequence ATGACAGCTCTGCTCACGACCCACGGCCTTCAGGCCTTCTACGGCGACGCCCAGGCCCTCTTCGGCATCGACTTCTCCCTTTCCGCCGGCGAAATCGTCGCCATCATCGGCGCCAACGGCGCGGGCAAGTCGACCTTTCTCAAGAGCCTCACGGGGCTGGTGCGTGCGCCGCTCGACGCGATCCGCTTCAAGGGCGAGCCCATCGGCGGGCTGCCGCCGGGCAACATCGTGCGCCGTGGCCTTGCCATGGTCCCCGAAGGCCGCAGGCTGTTCCCCAGCCTCAGCGTGGAAGAGAACCTGCTCATGGGCGCCACACCGGCGCGCAAGGGGCCGTGGAACCTGCAGCGGCTGTACGCGCTGTTCCCCATCCTCGCGGAGAAGCGCCGCCAGCCGGGCACGTCGCTGTCGGGCGGGCAGCAGCAGATGGTCGCGCTCGGCCGCGCGCTCATGGGCAACCCCGAGGTGCTGCTGTGCGACGAGCTCTCGCTGGGCCTCGCGCCCATCGTGATCCGCGAGATCTACGCGGCCATGCCGGCCATCACCGGCGAGGGCATGACGGTGGTCATCGTCGAGCAGGATGTGACGATAGCGCGGCAGGTGTCGCAGCGCATCTACTGCTTCCAGGAAGGCCGCGTGTCGCTCGAGGGCCGTTCGGGCGAGCTCACGCGCGAACAGGTCTCGCAGGCCTACTTCGGCATCGGCACGGAGGCGGCCCATGCTTGA
- a CDS encoding aldehyde dehydrogenase family protein, whose product MRHQLFIDGRFVDAESGETLATLNPHDNTPIVDVALAGKADVDKAVAAAKRAFPKWSRMAAADRGRILLKLADLIEANAEELARLESLDTGHPIRDSRRLDVPRTAGCFRYFGGMADKFQGETIPVEEGFLNYTLREPVGIVGQVVPWNFPLMFTSWKMAPALAAGNCIVMKPAEITPLSSLRIAELMAEAGLPPGVVNMLPGLGSVAGQYIAEHPEIAKIAFTGSTATGRRIVQASAGNLKKVQLELGGKGPNIVFEDANLQAAVNGSAWAIFHNQGQACIAGSRLMLHEKIADAFLEQFIPLAKSIRLGNPLDENTEMGPLTSAQHRERVLRYVEVAQGEGGELLAGGKSPGGDLAKGCYVEPTVMRAKSYKDRVAQEEVFGPFVTVLTFKSDEEAMQIANGTDYGLGSGLWTRDLQRAHKVARDLHAGMVWINSYKRVNPGSPFGGVGQSGYGREMGFDAMREYTQVKSVWVNVDAQIPPHFAR is encoded by the coding sequence ATCCGCCACCAGCTCTTCATCGACGGCCGCTTTGTCGACGCCGAGTCCGGCGAGACCCTCGCCACGCTCAACCCGCACGACAACACGCCCATCGTCGACGTCGCGCTCGCCGGCAAGGCCGACGTCGACAAGGCCGTGGCCGCGGCAAAGCGCGCGTTTCCGAAATGGAGCCGCATGGCCGCCGCCGACAGGGGCCGCATCCTGCTGAAGCTGGCCGACCTGATCGAAGCCAACGCAGAAGAGCTTGCGCGCCTCGAGTCGCTCGACACCGGCCACCCGATCCGCGACTCGCGCCGGCTCGACGTGCCGCGCACCGCAGGGTGTTTCCGCTATTTCGGCGGCATGGCGGACAAGTTCCAGGGCGAGACCATCCCGGTGGAGGAAGGCTTTCTCAACTACACGCTGCGCGAGCCTGTCGGCATCGTCGGCCAGGTGGTGCCGTGGAACTTCCCGCTGATGTTCACCAGCTGGAAGATGGCGCCTGCGCTGGCGGCCGGCAACTGCATCGTGATGAAGCCGGCCGAGATCACGCCGCTGTCATCGCTGCGCATCGCCGAGCTGATGGCCGAGGCGGGCCTGCCGCCCGGCGTGGTCAACATGCTTCCGGGACTGGGCAGCGTGGCCGGGCAGTACATCGCGGAGCATCCGGAGATCGCCAAGATCGCGTTCACTGGCAGCACCGCCACCGGCCGGCGCATCGTGCAGGCCAGCGCGGGCAACCTGAAGAAGGTGCAGCTCGAGCTCGGCGGCAAGGGACCCAACATCGTCTTCGAGGACGCCAACCTGCAGGCAGCAGTCAACGGCAGCGCCTGGGCCATCTTCCACAACCAGGGGCAGGCCTGCATCGCGGGCTCGCGGCTCATGCTGCACGAGAAGATCGCCGATGCGTTTCTCGAGCAATTCATTCCGCTCGCGAAGTCGATTCGCCTGGGCAACCCGCTCGACGAGAACACCGAGATGGGCCCGCTCACCAGCGCGCAGCACCGCGAGCGCGTGCTGCGCTATGTCGAGGTTGCGCAAGGCGAGGGCGGCGAACTGCTCGCGGGCGGCAAGTCGCCCGGCGGCGATCTCGCCAAGGGCTGCTATGTCGAGCCCACCGTGATGCGCGCGAAGTCGTACAAGGACCGCGTCGCGCAGGAAGAAGTGTTCGGCCCCTTCGTCACCGTGCTCACTTTCAAGAGCGACGAAGAGGCGATGCAGATCGCCAACGGCACCGACTACGGCTTGGGCAGCGGCCTCTGGACCCGCGACCTTCAACGCGCCCACAAGGTCGCGCGCGACCTGCACGCCGGCATGGTGTGGATCAACAGCTACAAGCGCGTGAACCCCGGCTCGCCCTTCGGCGGCGTCGGCCAGAGCGGCTACGGCCGCGAGATGGGGTTCGACGCGATGCGCGAATACACGCAGGTCAAGAGCGTGTGGGTGAACGTCGACGCGCAGATACCGCCGCACTTCGCGCGCTGA
- a CDS encoding hydroxyquinol 1,2-dioxygenase, translating into MNAPAELARVIASQPDATLGYKDFSLGSFRFRRDEYFVHIGWKTRDGRPMSHTMDAGSYLRALMRDVAWGFFYGWVNFDDVFGTVNHYESVDLYAGSFNGTMKEAGIDLLENFPTAQIRATFEAMLDDWTNESFDPFAAPQETGSPYGRKNGSNTAKITRARELAKRCVGLKGDLDLRSDARGAPVNRAFADVPQAEPELHPEPGFENEVHAFNLFGFLSRSQVTWNPSFTSVVKHSYMCPTTEEHILPIIHGNDRVEWFFQMTDEIHWDCGDKNTGKPMARVIMKAGDMAAMPAYCRHQGFSPKRSMLLVWENGSPSLVYEIQKGESPEIPVQF; encoded by the coding sequence ATGAACGCCCCCGCAGAACTCGCCCGCGTGATCGCGTCGCAGCCCGACGCGACGCTCGGCTACAAGGACTTTTCGCTCGGCAGCTTCCGCTTTCGCCGCGACGAATACTTCGTGCACATCGGCTGGAAGACCCGCGACGGCCGGCCCATGAGCCACACGATGGACGCGGGCAGCTACCTGCGTGCGCTGATGCGCGACGTGGCCTGGGGCTTCTTCTACGGCTGGGTCAACTTCGACGACGTGTTCGGCACGGTCAACCACTACGAGTCGGTCGACCTGTATGCCGGCAGCTTCAACGGCACGATGAAGGAAGCGGGCATCGACCTGCTCGAGAACTTCCCGACGGCGCAGATCCGCGCCACCTTCGAAGCCATGCTCGACGACTGGACCAACGAGAGCTTCGACCCCTTCGCCGCGCCGCAGGAAACCGGCTCGCCCTACGGCCGCAAGAACGGCAGCAACACCGCCAAGATCACGAGGGCGCGCGAACTCGCCAAGCGCTGCGTGGGCCTGAAGGGCGACCTCGACCTGCGCAGCGACGCACGCGGCGCACCGGTGAACCGCGCCTTCGCCGACGTGCCGCAGGCCGAGCCCGAGCTGCACCCCGAGCCGGGCTTCGAGAACGAGGTGCACGCCTTCAATCTCTTCGGCTTCCTGAGCCGCTCGCAGGTCACGTGGAACCCGAGCTTCACCTCGGTGGTGAAGCACAGCTACATGTGCCCGACGACCGAGGAGCACATCCTGCCGATCATCCACGGCAACGACCGCGTGGAGTGGTTCTTCCAGATGACCGACGAGATCCACTGGGACTGCGGCGACAAAAACACCGGCAAGCCCATGGCCCGCGTGATCATGAAGGCCGGTGACATGGCCGCCATGCCTGCGTACTGCCGCCACCAGGGCTTCAGCCCCAAGCGCTCGATGCTGCTGGTGTGGGAGAACGGCTCGCCGAGCCTGGTGTACGAGATCCAGAAGGGCGAGTCGCCCGAGATCCCGGTGCAGTTCTGA